Proteins co-encoded in one Halodesulfovibrio marinisediminis DSM 17456 genomic window:
- a CDS encoding acetate--CoA ligase family protein — translation MQNYDAFSHAKTTANIDFDAITEIFTQAHSEGRSSLYEHEVYRVMESIGSETPPQVKLIPRGTRPSDDELMSIPGKKVVLKIVSPTIVHKTEVGGVRIVEREPSKIRSAWRRMMYEVPEKYARWIERHPDAAPEEYAGLSGTALEEAISLDLKGVLLVQFMPPDSDAFGNELIVGIRRTREFGMVLSAGLGGTDAELYAERFKKNQAIVAASTKLTDGETFFSYFRQTISFEKLAGRTRGQERIVSDDQLLECFDACILLANYYSPINPDAPFIIDEFEINPFAFTDFLMVPLDGLCRFSLPEKGVTPRPVAKIKNLLHPETIGIIGVSASRENFGRIILRNVLAEGFPKEQVRIIREGCDEIEGVRCIPSVDTDGKLDMLVMAVPAQHIPAIVDEVIQKDAANSVMLIAGGLGETEDSQERAKQVIAEINKAHESKDGGPVFIGANCMGIVSRPGGYNTWFIPENKFPRNGLGTPRRAALVSQSGAFMLFGLSRYPHLSPNYMISMGNQTDLTLGDMVTYLKDDENVDVIAVYAEGFNDLDGLAFCRSVREAVLAGKEVVFYKAGRTPEGKSATSGHTASLAGDYMVAESCVRQAGAVVAQTVEQFQDLFMLAETLHSKKVEGNRIGAISGAGFEAVSMADSIDVGTFTMKLAPFSDKAANKFRALLKEKRLESLVSISNPMDVTPAGDDELHVEVAKIMLDEPTVDAVVLALTPLSPMMQSLDIEKGDPFSMHNEKSILSRALELAKQSDKPLVCASDGGVLFEPMREALNEAGVPVFQTADRAVAALARYVQSRLHAKSIRCGGCGIR, via the coding sequence ATGCAGAATTACGACGCCTTTTCGCACGCGAAGACTACAGCTAATATTGATTTTGACGCTATTACCGAGATTTTCACACAGGCGCATAGTGAGGGCCGCTCATCATTGTATGAACATGAAGTATATCGTGTCATGGAGAGCATTGGTTCCGAAACACCGCCGCAGGTTAAATTGATTCCACGGGGAACTCGTCCTTCAGACGACGAGTTGATGAGTATTCCTGGAAAAAAAGTAGTGCTTAAGATAGTTTCGCCTACTATTGTCCATAAAACAGAAGTGGGCGGGGTTCGTATAGTTGAACGCGAGCCAAGTAAAATTCGTTCCGCATGGCGTCGTATGATGTATGAAGTTCCGGAAAAGTATGCCCGTTGGATAGAGCGGCATCCGGATGCTGCCCCCGAAGAGTATGCCGGACTGTCCGGAACCGCACTGGAAGAAGCAATTTCTCTAGATTTGAAAGGCGTGCTGCTTGTGCAGTTTATGCCGCCTGATTCTGACGCATTCGGCAATGAACTTATTGTCGGCATCAGACGTACCCGTGAATTTGGTATGGTGTTGAGTGCTGGTCTAGGCGGAACTGATGCTGAACTGTACGCTGAACGATTTAAGAAGAATCAGGCTATTGTTGCTGCATCTACAAAGCTGACAGACGGTGAAACCTTTTTTAGCTATTTCAGGCAGACAATTTCGTTTGAGAAATTGGCAGGCCGGACACGTGGTCAGGAACGAATCGTTTCTGATGATCAGTTGTTAGAGTGTTTTGATGCCTGTATTCTTCTGGCGAACTACTATTCTCCGATAAACCCGGATGCTCCATTTATTATTGATGAGTTTGAGATCAACCCCTTTGCGTTTACAGATTTTCTTATGGTTCCCTTGGACGGGTTGTGCCGCTTCTCTTTGCCGGAGAAAGGTGTAACGCCTCGTCCTGTAGCAAAGATAAAAAATCTGCTGCATCCTGAGACTATTGGTATCATCGGTGTGTCTGCATCCCGTGAAAACTTTGGTCGTATCATCCTGCGCAACGTTCTTGCTGAAGGGTTCCCGAAAGAACAGGTACGTATTATTCGTGAAGGTTGTGATGAAATTGAAGGCGTGCGCTGTATTCCTTCAGTAGATACAGACGGCAAGCTCGATATGCTTGTTATGGCAGTTCCTGCTCAGCATATTCCAGCTATTGTAGATGAGGTTATCCAGAAGGACGCAGCAAACAGTGTAATGCTGATTGCTGGTGGTCTTGGTGAAACTGAAGACAGTCAGGAACGTGCGAAGCAGGTTATTGCTGAGATTAATAAAGCGCATGAGTCCAAAGATGGCGGCCCCGTATTTATTGGTGCAAACTGTATGGGGATTGTATCCCGTCCCGGTGGCTACAATACATGGTTTATTCCGGAAAACAAGTTTCCACGGAACGGCCTTGGAACTCCACGTCGTGCTGCACTCGTTAGCCAGAGTGGAGCGTTCATGCTGTTCGGACTCAGCCGTTATCCGCACCTTTCACCGAACTATATGATCTCTATGGGCAATCAGACCGACCTTACTTTGGGCGATATGGTTACCTATCTTAAAGATGATGAGAATGTCGATGTGATTGCTGTCTACGCAGAAGGCTTTAATGACCTCGACGGACTGGCATTCTGCCGCTCTGTTCGAGAAGCCGTTCTGGCAGGCAAAGAGGTTGTGTTCTACAAAGCAGGACGTACGCCGGAAGGTAAATCAGCAACCAGTGGTCACACCGCATCACTTGCTGGTGACTACATGGTTGCCGAAAGCTGTGTGCGTCAGGCTGGTGCTGTTGTAGCACAGACTGTAGAGCAGTTTCAGGACCTCTTCATGCTGGCTGAAACACTGCATTCGAAAAAAGTTGAAGGCAATCGTATTGGTGCTATCAGTGGTGCTGGATTTGAAGCTGTAAGTATGGCGGACAGCATCGACGTAGGTACCTTTACCATGAAGCTCGCCCCGTTTTCTGATAAGGCAGCGAACAAGTTCCGTGCACTACTTAAAGAAAAGCGCCTTGAATCACTTGTTTCTATTTCAAATCCAATGGATGTTACTCCGGCAGGTGATGATGAGCTTCACGTAGAAGTTGCGAAGATTATGTTGGATGAGCCGACCGTGGATGCGGTTGTGCTTGCTCTGACTCCGCTTAGCCCGATGATGCAGTCTTTGGATATTGAAAAAGGTGATCCTTTTAGTATGCATAATGAAAAGAGTATCCTTTCCCGAGCGCTTGAACTGGCAAAGCAGTCAGACAAACCGCTTGTGTGTGCGTCTGATGGCGGTGTGCTGTTTGAGCCAATGCGTGAAGCATTGAACGAAGCAGGGGTGCCTGTATTCCAGACAGCAGATAGAGCAGTAGCAGCGTTGGCGCGCTATGTTCAGTCTCGTCTGCATGCGAAGTCTATTCGTTGTGGCGGTTGCGGGATTCGATAG
- a CDS encoding sigma-54 interaction domain-containing protein encodes MSLNKLGTIGQSSVMQDVFSVLAKVAPTDSTVLVTGESGTGKELLVRSLHANSTRKDAPFVPINCGAIPRDLLESELFGHEKGAFTHAIRSRPGRFELADGGTIFLDEIGEMDLTLQVKILRVLQEKEIERVGGSSIKNVDVRIVAATNRDLEAEVAAGRFREDLYYRLNVIPLQLPALRERGGDILLLCEHFLQKFSEKQQRPRLTLSPDTRKILAAYSWPGNVRELENFMERMTILCDSNCISPADLPRKILDQVGVIEELPEPVALEPIRSQQEGFRWPCIQDLNEQKLPLKDFLDTVEEKLLLEALQQANGVKNQAAEILGVKRTTLIEKLKKKKID; translated from the coding sequence ATGAGCCTGAACAAACTTGGAACGATTGGACAATCATCTGTTATGCAGGATGTCTTCAGCGTTCTCGCCAAAGTTGCCCCAACGGATAGTACAGTACTTGTCACAGGTGAATCTGGCACTGGTAAAGAATTACTAGTACGTTCCCTACATGCAAACAGCACTCGAAAAGACGCACCATTTGTTCCCATCAACTGCGGTGCAATCCCACGTGACCTTCTTGAATCCGAACTCTTCGGCCATGAAAAAGGCGCGTTCACTCACGCTATACGTTCACGTCCCGGCCGTTTTGAACTAGCAGACGGCGGCACTATCTTTCTTGATGAAATAGGCGAAATGGACCTGACTCTTCAGGTTAAAATTTTGCGCGTTCTTCAGGAAAAAGAAATTGAACGTGTTGGCGGATCATCAATAAAAAATGTTGACGTACGCATTGTTGCAGCAACAAACCGCGATCTGGAAGCTGAGGTTGCAGCAGGACGGTTTAGAGAAGATCTTTACTACCGCCTGAACGTTATTCCTCTTCAGTTGCCTGCTCTTCGGGAGCGCGGTGGTGATATTCTGCTTCTGTGCGAGCATTTTTTACAAAAATTCAGCGAAAAACAGCAACGACCACGGCTTACGCTATCTCCTGACACTCGTAAAATTCTCGCTGCCTACAGCTGGCCTGGTAACGTCCGCGAACTGGAAAACTTTATGGAACGCATGACAATTCTTTGCGATTCCAATTGCATTTCTCCAGCTGATCTCCCTCGCAAAATTCTCGATCAGGTAGGGGTTATCGAAGAACTTCCAGAACCTGTTGCTCTGGAACCTATTCGATCACAACAGGAAGGATTCCGCTGGCCTTGTATTCAGGATCTAAACGAGCAAAAACTTCCACTTAAAGACTTTCTTGACACTGTCGAAGAAAAACTATTGTTGGAAGCCCTGCAGCAAGCAAACGGTGTTAAAAACCAGGCTGCCGAAATATTGGGTGTCAAACGCACCACGCTTATCGAAAAGCTCAAAAAGAAAAAAATTGACTAA
- a CDS encoding IclR family transcriptional regulator — translation MSQQSIERATRVLGLFTFERPSWRVSDIAKTLDLAIGTTHGIVKALANSDYLAQDPATKEYKLGLKLMELGSLQSATYELNRKSATPITYLAQHTDTIGRVGVLYHNAILTTLSTDHQEWHPSSYIGPTVPAYCTGMGRAILSQLPMRELVEHLATVQLLPYTPKTLTDPVELHEEISATRERGYSLVFGETLIHLNTIGAPVWGAEGKVIGAISVSGTNDVIGPETDIVGFANRLMDVASEISVQMGYRAQPKFVDET, via the coding sequence ATGTCCCAACAATCTATAGAACGTGCAACCCGAGTACTTGGGTTGTTTACATTTGAACGGCCAAGCTGGCGTGTGAGTGACATTGCGAAGACACTTGATCTTGCAATCGGCACCACACACGGCATTGTAAAAGCCTTGGCTAACAGTGATTATCTTGCGCAGGATCCTGCGACTAAAGAATATAAATTAGGTTTGAAACTTATGGAGCTTGGTTCGTTGCAGTCTGCCACGTACGAGCTCAATCGTAAATCTGCCACTCCGATTACCTACCTTGCTCAACATACTGATACGATTGGCAGGGTTGGCGTGTTGTACCATAATGCAATTTTAACAACATTAAGTACTGATCATCAGGAATGGCATCCTTCATCATATATCGGTCCTACAGTTCCTGCATATTGTACTGGCATGGGCAGGGCAATTTTGTCACAGCTGCCAATGCGGGAGCTTGTGGAACATCTGGCAACCGTTCAGTTATTGCCATACACCCCGAAAACGTTGACTGACCCTGTTGAGTTGCATGAAGAAATCAGCGCAACCCGTGAGCGCGGTTATTCATTGGTTTTCGGTGAAACTCTTATTCATTTAAATACAATCGGCGCACCCGTTTGGGGGGCAGAAGGTAAGGTCATTGGTGCAATCAGCGTAAGCGGCACAAATGATGTTATTGGCCCTGAAACAGATATTGTAGGTTTTGCAAACCGGCTCATGGACGTTGCATCAGAGATTTCTGTGCAGATGGGCTATAGAGCGCAGCCAAAATTTGTGGATGAAACATAA